The following proteins are encoded in a genomic region of Coregonus clupeaformis isolate EN_2021a unplaced genomic scaffold, ASM2061545v1 scaf0033, whole genome shotgun sequence:
- the LOC121556977 gene encoding protein lin-37 homolog, which yields MHHVKIKTEKPDVEGSGARSRLDAVLQGLVEKSDSEREQNEDETKIAEESLSKDVSPSSAGKRPSSRFPQHRRKKRKEMDDSLTESNQHKQNAYIIKLFDRSVDLAQYTTSTPLYPICRAWMRNNPAVRERAASPSPSHSMGEEEAADMLNGKGQNVYRLPPPTSCPLNPSGDPVNLRIPPTEKPIVSKSADTALVSGPLIYNHIERWKKIRQKWKEASNKNQLRYSESIKILKEMKEMYDR from the exons ATGTAGAGGGGAGTGGTGCACGCAGCCGACTAGATGCAGTATTACAGGGGCTGGTGGAGAAGAGTGACAGTGAGAG GGAGCAAAATGAAGATGAGACAAAGATAGCAGAAGAATCTCTGAGCAA GGATGTGTCTCCGTCTTCTGCTGGGAAGCG GCCATCATCACGGTTCCCACAGCACCGGAGGAAGAAACGGAAAGAGATGGACGATAGCTTAACAGAGAGCAACCAACATAAACAAA ATGCCTACATTATCAAGTTGTTTGACCGCAGTGTGGACCTGGCACAGTACACCACCAGTACCCCACTTTACCCCATTTGCCGGGCCTGGATGAGGAACAACCCAGCGGTCAGAGAGAGAGCTGCATCCCCAAGCCCCTCACACAGCATGGGGGAAGAGGAG GCTGCAGACATGCTCAATGGTAAGGGACAGAATGTGTATCGCCTCCCTCCGCCCACCTCCTGTCCTCTCAACCCTTCTGGAGATCCTGTCAATCTGAGGATCCCGCCCACAGAAAAGCCTATTGTCAGCAAG TCTGCAGATACAGCTCTTGTGTCTGGTCCCCTCATATACAACCACATAGAACGCTGGAAAAAGATCAGGCAAAA ATGGAAAGAAGCGTCCAACAAGAATCAGCTGAGGTATAGTGAGAGCATCAAGATCCTGAAAGAGATGAAGGAGATGTACGACCGCTAG